The DNA window CAGTGGAAAGAACCTGAGAAGACAGGAAGATAAGAAATTGCAGTTTAAAACGACCCGGTTAAAGTATTTTGGCAGCTCCACACGGGATTGCTGGCAAGACTCCAAGAACAGTCTAAAGTTCCTTATGTTCAAGCCCATTATATAACACAGCCTAGTATTTTCCATAACTGGCTCAGATTCCTCCATCAACCTTaattcatctctagattacttataataaTGTCTATCATAGGGAAAACTCCATGTAGATACTTGTGATACTCTATCCTTAAGGAATAATGAGAAGAAAACAGTCTGCACACAATAGCTGACTGCAAATAATTACTTAAAagaggagacatggttcaaaaagaatggTACTGACTCTAATTCTTGAAGGTAAGTTCAATGTCTCATACAGGGTGTTAGGAATCTTTGTAGCCGAAAGACTTTTAGAACTATTGttttagggaaagaaaaacgatcAGTCAGCTCCCAGTGAATTAGGGGAAGGGAGACTTTAAGTATATTTCAAGCTTTTTTATTCTTATATGATAGTTATAAAGCAAACTGCCTTCATGTATAGTCTCACTAAGGATATAAAATGACATCAGGATCTCACAAATAAGTACCTTAAGTTGATTAGAGCAAGATACCAATACCTGAATCTTATTTGAGTTCTTGAGTTCTGTTTGCTTTTGTCTCTACCCCACAAAGATATTTTCTCTCACTCATGTGGATTGTTCTCTGTAAATTTACATAGAATGACTTGCCACTTTACCCTATACTTTAAAGGAAGCAAGGTCTAATTTGGACGTTTCTgtttcttcaagaaaaaaaggCCTGTCTCGTTATGAAACTTACATTATCTCTGCAATTAATTGTCAACACTGCCATTCATATTTCCCTTCTGACACTCAAGTCGCGTAGGCTCAAAGAACTTTTTGCCTAAGTAAATGCCATCAGTTACAAACATGATATCTACAAATGTTATATAACATAGGAGTAATACATGCATGAAAATAATTGGGAGTTTTTGCTGGTGTTGCTACTTTGTCTTCTTCCATGATGCAAACTAGATGCTGTGATTGGATGCTTCTGGAGGAGAGTAATGCTAATGAAAAATAGCGACCGATTTTAAGGTGATTGATGCTACATTTGATTTAAAATTTAGTTGCTCAAAAATGGATAACAGCCTGGATGTGTTCAGGAGAGAGTTAGTGGCTGTTGAAGGAATCCCCCTGATCTGGAGTATAGCTGCCCAGTGGTCTCAAGTGGAATCCTTTGAGGCCCGACCCGATGACCTTCTGATCTCCACCTATCCGAAGTCCGGTAAGACGTTTCATTCTTTGGTACTAGATGATTAAACACTGATTCATACACAGGAGCCCTCTGATCTGCACATCATTCATCAGGTCTAACCTGAGATCTCTAAGTGTTTGCTACAGAAGCACCATGGTGGTTTGTGgagactctttctttcttttttaatttaatttcattgtccaggtgatatgcagaggagtTGTAGTTTCCTGCGCAAGACAATGAGCACATTATTTGTGGAGCATTGCCTCGTTCATTTcccactttcccctcccccaaccgccccacccaagttgtaaagttcctttccaacataccATGTCTGGTGAGcatccctgttgcattggttcacccttcctcctttgtctcaccatcttgttcccctttccttccccagttcagataaacgtgtatacaagacacagggcaccaaaatcaaatacagtgacaacagaggataaaccaaaggaaaaaaaaagaaaaaaaagaaatatcttcacacagtacattaaaaacaacaacaacaaagaacaatctcttatttccatatcttggggttcatttcacttagcttcatcttatatgatcatattcctTGCACcattacttaccatagctaagatatagaaccaacccagatgaccttTAGCACGTGACCTTTGGTAGATCAAGCAAATgtggtatattgtatatatgtttatctgaattaggagacagaggggaacaccaaaagggtgagacaaaggataaaaggagaacCAGTGCAACCACGATacatgtaaaccaactgtacaactggggggcaattggggaggagggaagatgggagaaaaatgagcgaggaggtaacaagtttgacaagaaatgtactcactaccttatgtatgtaactgtaacccctctgtacatcaccttgacaataaaataaaatctattaaaaaaacaaaatgtggtatatatacacaatggaattttatgcttccatcagaaagaatggcatcgccccgttcataagaaaatggaaagactttgtttttttggggtttttttggccagtcctggggcttggactcagggcctgagcactgtccctggcttctttttgctcaaggctagcactctgccacttgagccacagcgccacttctggccattttctgtatatgtggtgctggggaattgaacccagggcctcatgcatatgaggcaagcactctcgccactaggccatatccccagcccaaaatggaaagactttgaaaaaaatcatattaagtgaagtgagccagacccaaagaaatatagattccatggtttccccaTTGGTAGTAATTggtatatgtttaggatagtccgagcagaggatcacaataactcaatagctaggTACATATGATGCTTTTGTCTTAATTTGCATACATTCTCTTCTTAGTCTACTGAATAATATTCTACAGTAGATATATGCTGATCAGAGAATATATTTTAGAGAAACATTAATgctattgcttttttgtttgtcttttgttttttggtcaatcatggggcttgaattctgggcctaggcactgtccctaagcgcTTTAGCTCAAgtctaacgctctaccactttgagccacagcaccactttcggttttctggtggttaattggaggcaagagtctcatggactttcctgcccaagatggctttgaactgggatcctcagatctcagcctgccgagtagctaggatgacaggtgtgagccactggttcctggctgccCCTTTTGTTTCAAAATTCAAGCCCAGTTACTAAAATTATACCCATATACGTGATTTGGGTACATACAGACTTTTAGGTTGTTTtagactttcttccttttttttttggttttagacAGAGTCTTTCTGTATTTGAAACTGACTTGGAAATTTTCATACTCCagcttcagcctctcaagtgctgggaacCGAGGTGTGCACCACTATTCACAGAAAAGTTCATGTATTTTGGTTATAAAAACCAAGATTTTTTCAGTAACCAAAAGGAGAACTTAAAGTGGTTCATTAtgaattcataatttttatttctctatgtaCATTATTAATAAATCTGTCTGATCCACCTCGTGGTAGATGAGGTAGCAGAGAGATTAGAATCCCTTTCAACTATCCAATCAATTTATTTGAATCCATTGTAAGTTAGCCACTGTAATTATTAAGCACATTAGCATAATTTTTCCCTTAGAGTCCTATCTCAGTCCTTGCCGACCACTGACCTTCCTTTTTACTACAAGGACCAACATCTTTATAAAGACatgaagacagggctgggaatatggcctagtggcaagagtgcttgcctcctgtacatgaagccctgggttcgattccccagcaccacatatacagaaaatggcagaagtggcactgtggctcaagtggcagagtgctaaccttgagcaaaaagaagccagggacagtgctcaggccctgagttcaagccccaggactggccaaaaaaaaaaaaaaaaaaagacatgaagacAGCAACTGGTGAAGTACATGTTGTTTTGACTTTGCTATTTGGAGATACAGAAGATCTATTTAAAATCAGAGAACAGTCAAGATAATGTTTGAAACATACAATTGTTTTAAAACACAGTTTAGCACAAAGAGAACTTTTGAACTGAACTGGGTGCTGGCATAGCAAAAGCTGAGTGGCTGTGTGGATTATGTAGTGAGAGGCAGCACCGCTCCACGATCTTTGGAAGGTTTTGCTAATGTTGCTCTCCCCGCAAGCTGGTGATTACATTCATTACTATACTAGTGCCTTTGTATATGTTCCAACTCCTCCTTCCTTAGCTAAACGTTGCgcctcatttctttttcaaaggtTATGGAAAACAAACTTTTTAAGTACAGGCACCAAAAACAGCTACATTGGCATTTTTTCTTGACAAAAAAAACCTCATAGACAGTGCTGTGGGCCACTCATTGGTGCAAGATAAAATGTTTTTACATTCTACTTTGGAATTTCTGTCTCTTTCATGCCGCTATGAGATAAGAAAGCAAAACATTTGAGGATGCATTTCTTAGTATTTAGTATTACACTTGTCTTGAAAGGACAGGAAGATGACTCAGATGTAGGGCCAAGAAGGAAACTAATGGCCATaagaaagactaaaaaaaaaagtctcaggtaCTCTAGCGCCTGACACCAAAGGTGCGCACATATTTTTATCATTCATAAAAAAAATGTGGGAATGGATTAATTACTTTTAAGGTTTTAGTTTACCGCTCATGATTATTCAGTTTGGGGACATACCTTTGCTATAGAGAAAACCAGTAAGAACAGTAAGAAGATGATGTCTATATATATTTAGTAATTACTTTCAGCAATGTTTCAGTAACCTGATAGTTGAAACTCAGACAATTAAGCAAACAATGACATCATATGCTTTAGATCATTTCTCAAAGGATTGGTGAGATGCAGTGTCATGAAGGTCAGAGTGAATCAGGCTGTTCTGTACACGCAGAATTTATTGCCTTAGCTACGACGCTAGCCACTGTCCATTCCACGTGAAGCCTTGGAGTTCTGTTTCCCTTCTGTATGTGCTCCACCAGACGCTGGACGTTTTAACCTAATATTCTTTCCAATGCCCAGATGTATTACTATTAGTGGGAAAATGTAAGGATAATTATGgctggagaaaggggaaggaaataaCCCATTTGTATTTCAGATAACACACAAATTCTGTACTATTGTCTCCCTCACACTCGTTTCAAAGGTAATTTTAGTTTCTTctagttttactttttctgtAGGAACAACCTGGACCAGTGAAATAGTGGATCTGATCTATCACAATGGGGATGCAGAAAAATGTAAACGAGATGTGATATACAACAGAGTGCCATTCATGGAACTCATAATTCCTGGAATAACAAATGGTActtactctttttgttttggtcggtcatggggcttgaactctgggcctgggcactgtctttgagctcttcagctcaaggctagcttagtgctctaccacttgagccacaacgccacctcaggttttctgggggttgattggagataagagtctcaaggatttttctgcctgggctagctttgaaccccaatccttagaaatcagcttcctgagtagctaggattacaggtgtggggcaCTGGTGCCCGGCTATGGTATTTACTCTTAATGTTACTTTCCTCTATAGGAGTAAATCTGCCTATCTTCTTTCTGTAGAAGTCATGATGAGAATGGTGCAGAGAAAGACTGGCTAGTTGAATCATAAGTCTCTATAAGAGAACAATCAGAATTCAGCTCTGCCATTAACGTATAACactccttctccccaccccaaagAGAATATCTGCATGATAGAAGGTTTGTTGTAGCACACTTATTTATAGAAGTATTTGATTGGGGTAATGTGTCATCATTGCATAAAGAAAATTTAGAAGAAAGAGTCATGTATACTACCAATTAGTTCATATTTACAAACTGTAGGAAAGTTTATGGGAATGTAGAATGCTGTATTTAAACGTTTTTAATGACCATGAGCTTTATGATGTTATTGGATTATAGAACTTTCACATGAGAGAtctcaaaagtaattttaaaacactatagctaaaaaaaaacaccacatttCATAAACATCTGTGCAGATAATTACCACATTCTGGTCATAAGAGATTAAATGGATTCTACTCATAGGACATTAGCTAAGATTCCTGACTTTTTTTCAGGAATAGTTGAAGCTGTACAACCATATAATCATATGCCTATATTAGGCTACAAGTTGGATTAATGAATAGAAAGTTTTGGGTTACATTGTAAATAACTGTGATTCCATATTTCTTTTGTTGATTTGTGTGTTTATAGGGGTTGAACAGTTGAATAATATGCAGTCTCCTCGATTAGTGAAAACACACCTACCTGTTGAActtctccctccttcattttggAAGAATGATTGTAAGGTAGCacattttaacaaaacaaaaatcctctttCTTTGTGTTGTAATTTCTTtctgaagaaaacaaattatgggggttgggaatgtggcttagtggtacagtgcttgcctcatatgcatgaagccctgggttcgattcctcagcaccacatctacagaaaaagccagaagtggcttttctTTGCATCCAAgagccagaactggcaaaaaaaaattatgcagaaACAAAAGAAGGGAGGTTAGAACCCTTAGATAAGCCATTGGAGAAACAATAATACTATGGTCACTATATCTCTAAGATCCATACAAAACCAGTGAACACCAGCAATGTTGAGATTTTACTTCATTCTCAGTTACTGAGACATGGTCACATTTTCTGCCATTctaaactctttttcttttcttttctttctttcttttttttttatttgcaagtcttgcagcttggactcagggcctgagcactgtccctgggttccttttgctcaaggctagcattctaccacttgagccacagcgccacttctggctttttctgtgtatgtggtgctgaggaatcaaacccagggcttcatgcatgcgaggcaagcactctacccctatgCCACATTCTAAATTCTTTTACTCACAATACAactacctttatttttatttttttcaaatttttattatcaaactgatgtacagagaggttacagtttcatacgttaggcattggatacatttcttgtactgtttgttaccttgtccctcatatccccctccctcctcctcctttccctttccccccctgaggtgttcagttcatttttcaccAAACAAATACAACTACTTTTAAAGAATtgatatgaaaataatttcagaacTGCTTTTTAATGCTTCAGAATCATTTCAATATAACGTTGTTAATTACACATAACTTGAAAGATGAATCCGTTAATGTCATTTATATCTAAATCACGAATTCATTAGTAAATTCATTTAATTTATAAGCaaatataaatatagaaattATTAAACATTATTTCAATGTACTTTATAGATTATATTTTCATGAATTCATTGTAggcactctctccctctcttcctttctctttctctctgtgctaGTACCAGGGCTAGGACCCAGAGCTTCAGgttcttactcagctttttttgTCTTTCGCTCAGGATTGCAATAACCATTTGATATACCTTCAGACAACTTTTTAGTTGGTTATTTTGGGAAcgaattttctctgttttgcacAGGGTGAATTGgaacaataatcctcagatctcatcttcctgcatAGTTAGGAGTATAAGCATGTGTAATCAGTGGCTGTCTAGGCTtctattttaataaacatttttcttcaaGCATTTGAGGAGGAAAGAACACGGTTTCAAAAAGTATACATCATGCTGGATTTTAATAAATTGAGCATGCCCACACAATCAACACCCAGATTCAACAGGACATCATCGAATGCCCAAAGCTCAGAACCACACTTCCAATCAGAAACCTCTCTATCCAAAGAGTATCATCCTGAATATTTTCACCATAGACATTGTGTCTTCTTTCCTTGTAATTATCAAGTATACTTCATCCCTCTTATTTTAACTCACCGTAATATTTCTGAGAGCTATTTTCATTTTACCTTTTTCACAAAATGGTAACAAACGTGGCTCATGATGCATGCGAAGTCTCAAATCCCACTCAGATGTTTCAATTATAATTTATAGAAGAAGAGTACAGAAACCTAGGGGGTTGTTTTTTCTCCTAGTAGCAGAGAACTTGGGAGATATTCAGGATGTCCCTTTCTCTAGACTATGGAAAGCCGAAACAAACCTCAGTAAAGAACGTCGAGGTGACGGTGACAGAAATGGAAAACAGTTGGCTCATTGCCATTGTCTACTGATATTGAAATAAGAAGTAAGCAACAGTATTGCTGAGGGTTGTTTTTCTCAAGAAGTTACATGAGCAACAGGCTCTCAGCTGTTAGAACTCTATACGATGTCATTTTTAAGCTTCTTTCAGACACTCCAAACCCACTTCCCAGCCTTATCCCAGAATTTTAACACTACCATCAATGACTGGAACTATCAAAGCTCATTTCCTTTGCCTAATACATTGGAAAGAATGGACATTTGATTGTTCTCAGATGAAAGAAAGGTTCTTCCTGTATGGATTTTCCCTGGGAAATATATTCACAATGTGCAATATTAATATGCTTCCTCAGTGAAGAGGATTTTGTGAATTTCAGTAGATTTTGCCTGAGAACCAGATTTCCAAGATATATgacaaaattatttccatttttaaaattcttgccTTCAAGTAGACTTCAAAGATTCAGACAGAAAAGATATTTAAACCTCATACCTGATATGAAATAAGCATCATTATGAtcataaagaatttttaaattttccctgCCTTTGAATTTACCTAGTAATACTTTCTGGTAAAAAAATtcggtagggtttttttttgaagtttacttcttgattaattaattttaatgacacatattttaaatttaggaTATAGCAGCTACTTTGCTATTTTAATATTtactgtagtttttattttacttgacaTTTAATGTCTCAAGGGCTGATTTTTATAACAGCCAAAAAGAAATTGAGGAGAGGGTATGCAAGATGAGAAGTGAGTTTTTGTATTCAAACAAGACACAGGGCCGAGATGtcgctcagtggcaaagcacttggctagcaagtgcaatgtcctgggtttgatccccagtacccaaaagaaaagacaaaaaataatacaGTTAAATCCCACtctcaccaaaaaaagaaaaataccaacaAAAGCCAAAAGATAGTTGTAGATACATTACATGAGGCCATTGTCATTAGTATCAAGGTCAGGattccaaaacagaaaataaggacAAGGTATGCAAATGTTAAAAACTATGAAAGCAGAGAAAGATGCTAGTGTTCTGTGTCACCTTCCAGATGATTTACATGGCCCGGAACGCCAAAGATGTGGCTGTATCTTACTATTACTTTTACCAAATGGCCAAAATTCATCCAGAGCCAGGCACCTGGGAGGAGTTCTTGGATAATTTCATGGCAGGGAAGGGTGAGTACAATTTATTTGATT is part of the Perognathus longimembris pacificus isolate PPM17 chromosome 16, ASM2315922v1, whole genome shotgun sequence genome and encodes:
- the LOC125364743 gene encoding sulfotransferase 1 family member D1, with product MDNSLDVFRRELVAVEGIPLIWSIAAQWSQVESFEARPDDLLISTYPKSGTTWTSEIVDLIYHNGDAEKCKRDVIYNRVPFMELIIPGITNGVEQLNNMQSPRLVKTHLPVELLPPSFWKNDCKMIYMARNAKDVAVSYYYFYQMAKIHPEPGTWEEFLDNFMAGKVSFGSWYDHVKGWWEKRRDYRILYLFYEDMKVDPKGEIQKLLTFLEKDLPEETVNKIIYHSSFNVMKQNPNANYTSMSKEEMDHSVSPFMRKGISGDWKNQFTVAQYERFEEDYKKKMGETTLKFRSEV